Proteins found in one Vagococcus carniphilus genomic segment:
- a CDS encoding LTA synthase family protein — protein sequence MRLLLFLIVGGLLFFIDSLLFKKTDIKKKIKTGIVYTIGVNTLSLFIMRYILKKEYVLSIENYKTLFVLKYFLFTMVLGFIILFIKGVILKDITFKTNEKKEKKGAIVCSIVSGIFVFLGSFLLIGTIWFIDFFGKLTPEQFLFNFNSPVTGTASGVTEQAVNGPVLLLVAILVGFSLLMMAKFEIQWHGEKVFSDRLVKRFGWIFSLGLLLFGLNYSVKELQLVKVYHAYFDDSSYIKDNYRSPKTTKLEFPKQKRNLIHIYLESYENTYFDKKSGGYMKKNLMPDYEKLYAEGVSFSESEKRGGAYQTYGSSWSVASMVNMSTGLPLKIPMNGNSYGKSGYFLPGAVGIGDILYKEGYNQTIMFGADADFGGLTSFFNNHHDFNIYDVKHARKIGKIPNDYNVWWGFEDKKLYAYAQEEITRLANEGKPFNFTMENADTHFPDGYIEKDTPRPFDEQYANVIFHSQKQVTDFVKWIQEQPFYDNTTIVLTGDHLSMDKKFFKDFDPSYHRTTTNLILNGDFDEKSIQTTNRKFAPFDMYPTILSGMGVKIEGNRLGLGTDLSSGEKTLIERDSLEKVNDELAKNSKFYNHEFVSERQSSQKQ from the coding sequence ATTTTTAATTGTTGGGGGTTTACTATTTTTTATCGATAGTTTGTTGTTTAAAAAAACAGACATCAAAAAGAAAATAAAAACCGGTATTGTTTATACTATTGGAGTCAATACATTGTCTTTATTTATAATGAGGTATATTTTAAAAAAAGAGTACGTGTTAAGTATAGAGAATTATAAAACATTATTTGTTTTGAAATATTTTTTATTTACTATGGTGCTTGGCTTCATAATCCTTTTTATTAAAGGTGTTATTTTAAAAGATATTACATTTAAAACCAATGAAAAAAAAGAAAAAAAAGGAGCTATTGTGTGTTCAATTGTTTCTGGAATCTTTGTTTTTTTAGGTAGTTTTTTATTGATTGGAACTATTTGGTTTATTGATTTTTTCGGTAAACTAACTCCAGAACAGTTTTTATTTAATTTTAATTCACCTGTTACAGGTACTGCTTCAGGTGTCACAGAACAAGCGGTAAATGGACCTGTATTACTACTTGTAGCTATCTTAGTTGGATTTTCTCTTTTAATGATGGCAAAATTTGAAATACAATGGCACGGAGAAAAAGTATTCTCTGATCGTTTAGTAAAACGATTTGGATGGATTTTTTCTCTAGGTTTACTTTTATTTGGACTTAATTATAGCGTGAAAGAATTACAACTTGTAAAGGTTTATCATGCATACTTTGATGATTCAAGCTACATCAAGGATAATTATCGTTCGCCTAAAACAACAAAATTAGAGTTTCCAAAACAAAAACGAAATTTAATTCATATTTATTTAGAGTCGTATGAAAATACCTATTTTGATAAAAAATCAGGCGGGTATATGAAGAAGAATTTAATGCCGGATTATGAAAAATTGTATGCTGAAGGTGTTTCATTCTCTGAATCAGAAAAACGTGGTGGGGCCTATCAAACATATGGATCAAGTTGGTCAGTAGCTTCGATGGTGAATATGAGTACTGGCTTACCACTTAAAATACCTATGAATGGTAATTCTTATGGAAAATCAGGCTATTTTTTACCAGGAGCTGTAGGAATTGGTGATATCCTTTATAAAGAAGGTTATAACCAAACAATCATGTTTGGGGCAGATGCAGATTTTGGTGGTTTAACGTCATTCTTTAATAATCATCATGATTTCAATATTTATGATGTTAAGCATGCCAGAAAAATTGGTAAAATACCTAATGATTACAATGTCTGGTGGGGATTTGAAGACAAGAAATTATACGCGTATGCTCAAGAAGAAATTACTCGATTAGCTAATGAAGGGAAACCATTTAACTTTACGATGGAAAATGCGGATACTCATTTTCCAGATGGCTATATTGAAAAGGATACACCAAGACCATTTGATGAGCAGTATGCTAATGTTATTTTCCATTCTCAAAAACAAGTAACAGATTTTGTTAAATGGATTCAGGAACAACCATTTTATGATAATACTACGATTGTTTTAACTGGAGATCATTTAAGTATGGATAAAAAATTCTTTAAAGATTTTGATCCGAGTTATCATCGTACAACAACTAACCTAATCTTGAATGGTGATTTTGATGAAAAATCAATTCAAACAACTAATCGAAAATTTGCACCTTTTGATATGTATCCGACAATTTTATCAGGTATGGGTGTTAAAATAGAAGGAAATCGTTTAGGACTAGGAACAGATTTATCTTCTGGTGAAAAAACATTAATTGAAAGAGATTCATTAGAAAAAGTTAATGATGAATTAGCCAAAAATAGTAAATTTTATAATCATGAGTTTGTGTCTGAAAGACAGAGCAGTCAAAAACAATAA